A segment of the Flavobacteriales bacterium genome:
AGGTGAGCTTCAATGGCGGCACCGTGATGGGCCTGGGTGTCGCGGGCCTTGCCGTGGTGGGCCTGGGCTCCCTCTTCATCGTGTTCCTGCGGATGTACGTAGGCGACATCGCCGCCGGCACGCCGGAATGGAACGATGCCATGATGCAATGCCTGGAAGTGCTCGCAGGCTTCTCGCTCGGTGCGGAGAGCATTGCGCTCTTCGCTCGCGTGGGCGGCGGCATCTACACCAAAGCCGCCGATGTAGGCGCCGACCTCGTGGGCAAGGTCGAAGCCGGCATCCCGGAGGATGACGCCCGGAACCCCGCCACCATCGCCGACAACGTGGGCGACAACGTGGGCGACGTGGCCGGCATGGGCGCCGACCTCTTCGGCAGCTATGTGGCCACCATGCTCGCCACCATGGTGCTCGGCCGTGAGGTCGTGGCCACCGGCGATGCGTTCAACGGGCTCTCTCCGATCCTCCTGCCCATGGTGATCGCCGGCTTGGGCGTGATCTTCAGCATCATCGGCACGCTCTTCGTCCGCATCAACAAGGACAGCGACAGCGTGATGGCTGCCCTGAACAAAGGCAACTGGGGCGCCATGATCCTGGTTGCCATCGCGAGCTACCCGCTCGTGCAATGGATGCTTCCTCCCACCATGCAGTTCGTGCGGGGCGGGGTTTCCACGGAGATCACCAGCATGAACGTGTTCTGGGCCATCATGCTCGGCCTCGTGGTGGGCACGCTCATGAGCATGGTCACCGAATACTACACCAGCATGGGCCGTCGCCCGGTGCTGAGCATCGTGCGCAAGAGCGGCACCGGCCATGGCACCAACGTGATCGGCGGCCTCGCCATGGGCATGGAGAGCACGGTGCTCCCCATCCTCCTTCTCGCCGCAGGCATCTGGGGCTCGTTCGCGCTGGCAGGCATGTACGGCGTGGCGATCGCCGCAGCAGGCATGATGGCCACCACGGCCATGCAGCTCGCGATCGACGCCTTCGGCCCCATCGCTGATAATGCGGGCGGGATCGCGGAGATGAGCGGCCTGCCAAAGGAGGTGCGCGAGCGCACGGACAATCTGGACGCCGTGGGCAACACCACCGCCGCAACCGGCAAGGGCTTCGCGATCGCATCCGCCGCGCTCACCGCCCTGGCGCTCTTCGCCGCGTACGTGGGCATGTCGGGCATCAGCGGCATCGATATCTACAAGGCTGATGTGCTGGCCATGCTCTTCGTGGGCGGCATGATCCCCTTCTTCTTCAGCAGCCTCGCCATCAGTGCCGTGGGCAAAGCCGCCATGGACATGGTGAAGGAGGTGCGCCGCCAATTCCGCGAGATCCCCGGGATCATGGAGGGCAAGGGCAAGCCGGAGTACGAGAAGTGCGTGGCCATCAGCACCAAAGCCAGCATCCGCGAGATGATCGCACCCGGCGCACTCGCGCTGATCTCACCGATCCTCGTCGGTTTCCTTGCCGGGCCTGAAGCGCTGGGCGGCCTGCTCGCGGGCATCACAGTGAGCGGCGTGCTCATGGGCATGTTCCAGAACAATGCCGGTGGCGCGTGGGACAATGCCAAGAAGAGCTTTGAGAAGGGCGTGGACATCGACGGCACCATGTACTACAAGCACAAGGCCGACAAGCCTTCGCCGCCGCACCAAGCCGCTGTGACCGGTGATACCGTGGGCGACCCCTTCAAGGACACCTCGGGCCCCTCGATGAACATCCTGATCAAGCTCACGAGCATCGTGGCGCTCATCATCGCACCGCACATCAATAAGAACGGGCACGCCGCAAGCAATCATGCCCAGCACGCGGCGGCACAGGAAGCCGTTGCCCCCGGCGCGCAAGGAACCCCCAAGAACGACCTCAGCGCCGAAGACGCGGCTCGCGTGAATACCGCTGCGACCATGGTAACGCGGAGCACCGAATTCACCCATACGCTGGTCACCGGCAAGCAGATCTCGGGAGCTTCAGCCGGCATGGAGAACGACCTGATGACCTTCATCATGCGCGCCATCCCGGCGGACAAGCGCACCTGGATCGGCCTGAACGAGGTAGCCTATTACGATCAGGGCGGCGTGAACGTGGAAGAAAGCGCTGTGCAGCTTGATAACCTGGCCGAGATCATGCGCGCCTATCCCACGCTGAAGCTCGAGATCGGCGCCACGGCAACCGATTTCGTGGATGCCGAGCCCGCTACGATCGAGAAGAGCGCACGCACCCGCGCAGAGGCGATCGTGAATTCCCTGAATGACCGGGGCATCGCGCTCGAGCGGCTGACCGCGAAAGGCTACGGCGCCGATGCTCCTTTCGCGACCGCGCCTCTCTTCCTGGATCGCGCGCCCACCAAAGGCGCCGCGCTGCGGGTGAGCGAGCGATAGCCCATCCACACAATGGACGAAGAGGCCCGCTGCGCATGCAGCGGGCCTCTTCGTTCGGGGCGGAACGCGACCCGGTCGTAGAGCCCTATCCTGCCAACGCGCGCTTCACCATCGCAGCCACAGCGCTGCCATCGGCCTTGCCGGCCAGCTGCTTATTGGCCTCGCCCATCACGCGGCCCATATCCTTCATGCCAGCTGCGCCTGTTGATGCGATGATGGCGCGAACGGCGGCCTCCACCTCCGCCTCGCTCATGCGCTGCGGCAGGTAGGCCTCGATCACCATGGCCTGGTTCTCTTCTTCCTGGGCCAGGTCCGTGCGCTGCTGGGCGTGATAGATGGCGGCAGCCTCCATGCGCTGCTTCAGCAGCCTTCCCAGGATCTTCAGGCCGGCCGATTCATCCAGGCCGCCGCTGCCCTCCTTGGTCAGCTCCAGCAGGATTGCGCTCTTGATGGCCCTCAGGGCATTGAGCTTGTCCTTCTCTCGGGCCAGCATGGCGGCCTTGATGTCCGCATCGATCCGTTCTTGCAGATTCATGCCGCTAAGATGGCGGAAAGCAGCGCGCCCGGCGAAGTGGTCCGCCGGGCGCTTCAATGCGGTCACCAAGGATCAATCGACCCTATCGTGCAGGTGCGGGTTGTTCTTGCTCAGGGTGATCCGGCGCTCTCCGCCTTCGTCGATGGTCTCGTTGAGCGAGAAGCGGCTGATGCTGCTGTCCGTGCTCTTGGGGCCTTCATGCAATTGCGTGCGCCGACGGATGTATGCCGGTTCACGCTCCATGTCCGCCACGCCATTGGGCGAACGCATGCGCAAGTGAACCTCGCGCATCTGGTTCAAGCGCTCCTCGGAACGGACGGCTTGATCGGCAGCCGCAGGCCGTGCCTCGCGCACATCGGCCCCTTGAGCCGGCTGGGTGCTGCGCTGCGGCAGGGCAGCCTGCGGAATGGCCGGAGGCAGCGCGGGCGCGCCATCCTCCGATTCATCGTAGAGCCCATGCACCAGTTTCTCATCTGGTGGAGCGGGCGGCTGCGGTGTGACCACGCGCGGGGCCAAAGGCTCCACCTCGAACTCGATCGTGCGCTGCGTGATGGGCTCGGGCTTCGGTTCTGCGGCCATCGCAGGTTCTTGCTTCACCACGATGTAGGGCTCGTCTGCAGCAGGCGGCGGTGCGGGCGCGGCGGGAGCTGCGGCCCCGGTCACCGGATTGGCGATGGGCTCCGTGATCATCGTGGGCACATCGGCATCGAGGGGGATCACCGTGCGCTGGGTGAGCGTGCTGCGGCCTTCGCCGGTATCGGGCTTGGACTGGAATCCGGTGGCGATCACCGTGAGGCGCAGTTTGGCACCGAGCGATTCGTCGAGGCCGTAGCCGAAGATCACATCGGCATCCTCGCCCGCTGCGGCCTGGATGTGCCGCGTGATCTCCTCGATCTCATCGAGGCTGATCGCGTTGGAGCCATGCTCCGCATTGAACAGGACGAACTTGGCCCCGCGGATATCATTGTCATTCAGCAGCGGCGAATCGAGCGCCTCTTGCGCCGCACGCAATGCGCGGTCCTCGCCTTCCACCTCGGCCATGCCCATGATAGCCACGCCGCTGCGGGTCATCACGGTCTTCACGTCCTCGAAATCAACGTTCACCTTGCCGGTCTTGGTGATGATGTCAACGATGCCGCGCGCTGCGGTGGCGAGCACGTCGTCGGCGTGCGCGAAGGCATTGTCGAGGCTGAGGTTGCCATACTGCTCGCGCAAGCGGTCGTTGTTGATCACCAGCAGCGTATCCACCACGTTGCGCAGCTCCTCCATGCCGGCGAGCGCCTGTTTCTTTCGCTTGGGGCCTTCCCACTGGAAGGGCATGGTGACGATACCAACGGTAAGGATGCCCAATTCGCGGGCGATGTTGGCCACCACCGGCCCTGCGCCGGTGCCGGTGCCGCCGCCCATGCCCGCGGTGATGAAGAGCATCTTGGTCCGCGTGGTGAGCACCGAGCGGATCTCGTCGAGGTTCTCCTGAGCGGCGTCCTTTCCCTTCTCGGGGAGGCTGCCGGCGCCAAGGCCTTCGGTGAGGCTTGGTCCGAGCTGGATCTTCACTGGCACGGGGCTCAGGTCGAGCGCCTGGCGATCCGTGTTGCACACGATGAAGTCCACGCCGCGGATTCCTTGGGTGAACATGTGGTTCACGGCGTTGCTGCCGCCGCCGCCCACGCCGATCACCTTGATGATCGAGCTGAGCTCCTTGGGAAGGTCGAATTTCATGGCGTTGGTCTTGAGGGTGGTTGAGGCCGGGGGCGGCGCTTGATGTTCGTTCAGGTTCAGATGTCGTCGTCGGTGCTGAGCAGGTCCGAGGTCTTGGCGATGAACTTGTCGAAGATGCTCCCGATGCCGGAGCCGGTGTTCACCTTGCTCTTCCGTGGTGCAGCTTCGGCCGGGATGCGTGCGCGCACCTGATCGAGGTGCTCGAAGCCCTTCATCACCAGGCCCACGCCCGTGGCGAATAGCGGGCTGGTGACCGCCTCGATCTTGCTCTGGCCCAGGTGCTCATTCGGGTAGCCGATGCGCGCGTCCATGCCGGTGAGCAGCTCCACCAGGTGCTTGAGGTGCTTGAGCTGGGCGCCGCCGCCGGTGAGCACGATGCCCGCGATG
Coding sequences within it:
- a CDS encoding sodium-translocating pyrophosphatase, which gives rise to MGSELMYYVPVMGALGLVVMIAKAMWVRKQDAGDANMQELAGYIARGASAFLKAEWKVLGVFAAIAAALLAWSAELEAVAKHTDWVIAIAFLIGAFFSAFAGWIGMSIATMANVRTTQAARTSLAQGLKVSFNGGTVMGLGVAGLAVVGLGSLFIVFLRMYVGDIAAGTPEWNDAMMQCLEVLAGFSLGAESIALFARVGGGIYTKAADVGADLVGKVEAGIPEDDARNPATIADNVGDNVGDVAGMGADLFGSYVATMLATMVLGREVVATGDAFNGLSPILLPMVIAGLGVIFSIIGTLFVRINKDSDSVMAALNKGNWGAMILVAIASYPLVQWMLPPTMQFVRGGVSTEITSMNVFWAIMLGLVVGTLMSMVTEYYTSMGRRPVLSIVRKSGTGHGTNVIGGLAMGMESTVLPILLLAAGIWGSFALAGMYGVAIAAAGMMATTAMQLAIDAFGPIADNAGGIAEMSGLPKEVRERTDNLDAVGNTTAATGKGFAIASAALTALALFAAYVGMSGISGIDIYKADVLAMLFVGGMIPFFFSSLAISAVGKAAMDMVKEVRRQFREIPGIMEGKGKPEYEKCVAISTKASIREMIAPGALALISPILVGFLAGPEALGGLLAGITVSGVLMGMFQNNAGGAWDNAKKSFEKGVDIDGTMYYKHKADKPSPPHQAAVTGDTVGDPFKDTSGPSMNILIKLTSIVALIIAPHINKNGHAASNHAQHAAAQEAVAPGAQGTPKNDLSAEDAARVNTAATMVTRSTEFTHTLVTGKQISGASAGMENDLMTFIMRAIPADKRTWIGLNEVAYYDQGGVNVEESAVQLDNLAEIMRAYPTLKLEIGATATDFVDAEPATIEKSARTRAEAIVNSLNDRGIALERLTAKGYGADAPFATAPLFLDRAPTKGAALRVSER
- a CDS encoding GatB/YqeY domain-containing protein, producing the protein MNLQERIDADIKAAMLAREKDKLNALRAIKSAILLELTKEGSGGLDESAGLKILGRLLKQRMEAAAIYHAQQRTDLAQEEENQAMVIEAYLPQRMSEAEVEAAVRAIIASTGAAGMKDMGRVMGEANKQLAGKADGSAVAAMVKRALAG
- the ftsZ gene encoding cell division protein FtsZ — protein: MKFDLPKELSSIIKVIGVGGGGSNAVNHMFTQGIRGVDFIVCNTDRQALDLSPVPVKIQLGPSLTEGLGAGSLPEKGKDAAQENLDEIRSVLTTRTKMLFITAGMGGGTGTGAGPVVANIARELGILTVGIVTMPFQWEGPKRKKQALAGMEELRNVVDTLLVINNDRLREQYGNLSLDNAFAHADDVLATAARGIVDIITKTGKVNVDFEDVKTVMTRSGVAIMGMAEVEGEDRALRAAQEALDSPLLNDNDIRGAKFVLFNAEHGSNAISLDEIEEITRHIQAAAGEDADVIFGYGLDESLGAKLRLTVIATGFQSKPDTGEGRSTLTQRTVIPLDADVPTMITEPIANPVTGAAAPAAPAPPPAADEPYIVVKQEPAMAAEPKPEPITQRTIEFEVEPLAPRVVTPQPPAPPDEKLVHGLYDESEDGAPALPPAIPQAALPQRSTQPAQGADVREARPAAADQAVRSEERLNQMREVHLRMRSPNGVADMEREPAYIRRRTQLHEGPKSTDSSISRFSLNETIDEGGERRITLSKNNPHLHDRVD